The window TACCCAAAAAACTAAGCAAGTCTTCGACGAAAGATTTACTCAGAGTTGACTTAGTATCTGCTTCTGAAGATTCCGAAGGTAATTTAATTTGTTCAGTAACCGGAGGAGTCAAGAGCATAGGTACTTCTTGAGCTAAATTAACCATAATTAAACGGAAAGCGATTTGTTGTACTTGTTCAATGGTTAAATTTAATTGTTGAGATATTTTACTTAGAGAGGTTTTCCCGTCGGTATATTCCCAGACTCTGGATTCTAAATTATTAATATTTAATCTAGGATAACCATTAATTATACTGCGTAAACCTGATGTTGGTACAGGTAGTTTTTCTGCTAAAACAGTCCAATCTTTTAAGACTCTTAAACCTTCTAGAGTAACTTCTGTGACTTGGTTACTCAATCCTGTCATTTCCGCCATAGGGAGGTTAGTATTACTAGTAAAATCAAATTTTGCCTCTTTAAGTTTAAATAACTCGCACACCTGACGCATAACTTGGATATAGAAGAGAATTTTTAATTGTTCTGCGTTAAGTAAGTTTTGAGATTTCAGATACAAACCAAGAGGAGTATCACTAGCACAAATTCTAGCAATTGTTTGAATAATTTCTTTTTTTAGCCATTTTCTCTCTTCAATCAGTGATGCTAACCCCTCCTGGTTTAATTGATTAGCAGCGGCGACGATTTCACCATTATTAAACCAAATATAATGGCTATGATTTTGGTTGCTAATATTGTAGTATAGACTTAATCTACCTGTTTTTTGTCCCTGTTCCACTAGTTGAAATATTTCAGGGAGAGAATATTGTGATAAATACCCATTAAGTTGCATGGCATAAAATTAGTTAAATTTATAAGATAGTATCCTGTTAACCATTATTATAATTGCTGATTCTCAAGAGTATGATTTTATTTACAATTTGTTTATGAATTTTTATAAATTTTGTATATTTTTATTGAAAAACCTACACCTTTTTAAAAAATTGGTGTAGGCAAGGTTAAAAATCTGATAAGATATTTAATCGAGAGAACTGGTTAAATCTTCAGAACCACTAATGCTAGCTCCAAAACTAGTAGCTAAGACGTCTGACTCTTTAACAAAACCGCTATAAGCTTCCATACCGTGTTCACCGATATCTAAACCTTCGATTTCTTCTTCGGGAGTAACGCGTAAACCCATGCTTGATTTTAAAATCATCCAGACAATCACACTAACGATAACTGTAAAAGCACCAATAGCAACGACACCGATGATTTGATTAATCAGTTGTTGAATACCACCACCAAAGAATAAACCGGTTTCGGTATTGAATAAACCCACAGCGAGAGTTCCCCAAATTCCACAACCTAAGTGTACAGAGGTTGCACCTACAGGGTCATCAATTTTGATACTATCAAAAAAGCCGACAGAGAAAACGACGATAATACCAGCAATGATACCGATAATTACTGCTCCCCAATAGTTAACACCATCACAACCTGCGGTGATACCAACTAACCCAGCGAGGATACCGTTAATCACCATAGATAAGTCTGGTTTACCGTCTTTAAACCAAGAGGTAAAGGTAGCCGCTATACCGCCAGCTGCAGCAGCTAAGTTAGTGGTAACAGCGATAAAAGCTACGCTTTCGTTAGCTGCTAATTCTGAACCAGGATTAAAGCCAAACCAACCAATCCAGAGAATGAGACAGCCTAGGGTAGCGATACTCATATTATGACCTGGAATAGCATTAATGCGACCATCTCTATATTTACCTTCTCTAGGTCCTAAAATAGCTGCTCCTGCTAAGGCAGCCCAACCACCTACAGAGTGTACTACGGTAGAGCCAGCAAAATCTTCAAACCCTAAACCCCCTAACCAACCACCTTCACCCCAAACCCAATGTCCTGTAATGGGGTAGGATATGGCGGTAATAATTACGCTAAAGATCAAAAAATCTACAAATTTGATTCTCTCGGCAACCGCACCAGAAACAATAGTAGCCGCTGTTCCGGCAAAGGCTGCTTGGAAGAGGAAAAATACGGGTATAGGTAAACCCGCGGGAAATGGATCTAAGCCGTAGGTAGCAGGCTCACCCGAGAGAAACCAGCCTCCTAAGCCGATAAAAGGACTTCCTGAACCAAACATCAGGGAAAAGCCGATCGCCCAGTAACCAATAGTAGCGATGGCGAAGACAATCAGGTTTTTAGTGAGAATATTGACCGCGTTTTTTTGACGACAGAACCCTGTTTCTAGCATTCCGAAACCAGCGTTCATGAAAATTACCAAAATTGCGGCAATCAGAACCCAGATTGCGTTGAGATTTCCCTGTATTTGTTCTAGGGTTAACTCGTCTCCATCTTGGGCTAGTACTGCTGTATTCCAAACAACTATAATAATTGCTACTAGAGGAATACAGGCTAACCAGTAAGATGGTAAAATTTTTTTGAGACTACTGAACCAATCTCCGTTAGTTGTTTTGCCTCTATTGACCATTTTTGCTTTAGACATCTGGAAATTACTAGATTTAATTAAAGTTCCCATAACTTTGTACTAACTTTACTAGACAAAATCATTGTTTAGATTTAAAGTCTTTAATATTTAGCTTTTTGCCAATTCTTTCTGTATCAAAAGATACATTAACTTTTAACCAGTGATAATACAAGAACAAAATCTAACCATCGGTCAATTAACTTGGTATCTACGAGAAACAAAACTAACTAATTCTCAACCTCCAGTAATTCTACTCCATGGAATCCCTTCCCATGGTTATACTTGGCGAGGTATTTTACCAGAATTAGCTAAAGAAGGATTTAGGGCGATCGCCCCTGATTGGATCGGGTTTGGTGCATCAAGTAAACCGAGTCAGCGGGAGTTTTCCTATACCAGAGAGGCTTATCTTCAAGCTTTTACTGCATTATTAGATACCCTTAATCTAGAGAAAGTCTCCCTAGTAGTTCAAGGTTTTCTCCCTTCGGTAGGAATTGAATACGCCCTTAAATACCCTGAGAAGATACATCGTTTAATTATCCTGAATACTCCTATTACCAAAAATGCTAAATTACCGTGGATAATGCAACAGTGGACGATTCCCTTAGCAGGAGAAATGTTAACTCAAGATCCTCTCTTGGTGGATCGTACCTTAGAAAAAGGTAGCGGGTTTGTGATAGAAGAAGAAGATTTAAATAAATACCGTCAACCCTTTCTGAAAAGTTCCGCAGCAGGGCGATCGCTGATTGCTGCGACCAAAAACCTGCAACTCAATCAATCTTTAGCTATAATAGAATCAGGTCTAGCTACTTGGACTAAACCAACATTGATTCTGTGGGGAATGTTAGATCCTTGGTTAGACAGTAGCGCGATCGCCACCTTAGCAGCAAGTAATAGTTATCTCGAATTTAGACAACTACCCGAAGCTAAACATTATCCCCAAGAACATTGGGTTAAGGAAATTACACCGATTATGCTTAACTTTTTGAAACGTGAATCCTTGAATCAAGATTAGGTAACCTTTCCCTATTGGGCTAAACTTGAGGTGAGAGATCATC of the Gloeocapsa sp. DLM2.Bin57 genome contains:
- a CDS encoding DUF4388 domain-containing protein; this encodes MQLNGYLSQYSLPEIFQLVEQGQKTGRLSLYYNISNQNHSHYIWFNNGEIVAAANQLNQEGLASLIEERKWLKKEIIQTIARICASDTPLGLYLKSQNLLNAEQLKILFYIQVMRQVCELFKLKEAKFDFTSNTNLPMAEMTGLSNQVTEVTLEGLRVLKDWTVLAEKLPVPTSGLRSIINGYPRLNINNLESRVWEYTDGKTSLSKISQQLNLTIEQVQQIAFRLIMVNLAQEVPMLLTPPVTEQIKLPSESSEADTKSTLSKSFVEDLLSFLGNFQ
- a CDS encoding ammonium transporter, with translation MVNRGKTTNGDWFSSLKKILPSYWLACIPLVAIIIVVWNTAVLAQDGDELTLEQIQGNLNAIWVLIAAILVIFMNAGFGMLETGFCRQKNAVNILTKNLIVFAIATIGYWAIGFSLMFGSGSPFIGLGGWFLSGEPATYGLDPFPAGLPIPVFFLFQAAFAGTAATIVSGAVAERIKFVDFLIFSVIITAISYPITGHWVWGEGGWLGGLGFEDFAGSTVVHSVGGWAALAGAAILGPREGKYRDGRINAIPGHNMSIATLGCLILWIGWFGFNPGSELAANESVAFIAVTTNLAAAAGGIAATFTSWFKDGKPDLSMVINGILAGLVGITAGCDGVNYWGAVIIGIIAGIIVVFSVGFFDSIKIDDPVGATSVHLGCGIWGTLAVGLFNTETGLFFGGGIQQLINQIIGVVAIGAFTVIVSVIVWMILKSSMGLRVTPEEEIEGLDIGEHGMEAYSGFVKESDVLATSFGASISGSEDLTSSLD
- a CDS encoding alpha/beta fold hydrolase; this encodes MQEQNLTIGQLTWYLRETKLTNSQPPVILLHGIPSHGYTWRGILPELAKEGFRAIAPDWIGFGASSKPSQREFSYTREAYLQAFTALLDTLNLEKVSLVVQGFLPSVGIEYALKYPEKIHRLIILNTPITKNAKLPWIMQQWTIPLAGEMLTQDPLLVDRTLEKGSGFVIEEEDLNKYRQPFLKSSAAGRSLIAATKNLQLNQSLAIIESGLATWTKPTLILWGMLDPWLDSSAIATLAASNSYLEFRQLPEAKHYPQEHWVKEITPIMLNFLKRESLNQD